Genomic DNA from Solanum pennellii chromosome 3, SPENNV200:
CAAGCATTCCAAAAGACCCCATTTCCTCTTTTCTCtctaaaacaatataaaaaaaaaaaaaaaacacaacctTCAAAGATAAGAGTTCTTATCCACCTACCCAGAAAGTAAAAAAAGGCCTTTTTCCTTTTCTGAGAAAATCTTGCAAAAAGATTGGAACTTATATAGAATGAGAtcgtaaaaaatataaaaattggatctttttgttaaattaatgaataaatttgaCTGCTACGGACAACCCTTGAAACTGCTAACTGCAACTAGGAATTAATAATATAGTAGTAGCTGGCAAAAGGCAAAAGCCAAAGGCCATAATGACGCAACCCCTTTCTGTATTTTTGTGTTTCATACACGTTATANatttaaattttataaattgtttaataattaaatattaatattaaatagtaaatagtaaatcatcatattagcATACATAACTTACCATCAACTTGTAAATGTATGTGACTCTCactaattatattcattatgttcattacTCTCATTTCTCATCGATAATCTCAAAtggattaatatttatttatgataacTCTTTGTATTTCTCAATGTTATCCAATAATAAATAGTGACATTTcacacaataatatataaacttaaaacaattggaaaaaaatgagaaaatctcTATGCTCTCTTTTCTcgtctctttttatttatttagtttaacATTTATGTTTCTTGCTTGTTGTTATTGTACAACGTACTTTCTAttgttgtgttattattattgataatttacTATGGCCTGTTGTTTTGTATACATTAACCTATCATGTTGTATTTTAATATCTTCATTGGAATATTGAATTTGTGTgatagttatttttactttatgcacttttagtcaattttataattaaagatataatatttttactagGAAGATATATGTAATTTCTACCGaaacaatgataaattttacgatacaaaatttatatgaagtatcttgggataaacgtgcaacgcacgttcctAAATCTAGTATCATATAAAGGCATGACACCTGAGTCTAACTCAATCCCAAAAGCTAGTTTATGAGGGAGAGGTTTGTTCAAGTCCATATACGGAACCAATTTATCATTCCTCAAAGATGTGGAACTTCTTAATAATATCATCACCGACTCACTTCACTAgtatttttatgctttttattTACAAAATGTGATGAGGGATAGTAATtgtaaacatttttttttatgacaagggaaatCGGCAACTGCTACCTttccgctcctatgcaatagctcgcagaCCACATAGATTGCAAAAACTAAAGcaaattatattgttaaattacACGAATCTAACCTGTTCGTAAATGGCAGAAAACAACTAAAAGTAGACTCACGAACAGTTCaccctctcttttttttttaattgtgtaTGGATCAGCTTGCGCGCATTTTGACTACTTCGATGAGGTTACCTGCCATCTCcacaaataaattatatcattttaataataactaataacgGCGCAGTCTTCCGGTGTTACGACCTGGTGCTCTCTTGTGAAGAGCCAAAAGCTCTTGACGTAGGGAATAGTTATCAGATAACTCTAGCATAGTTATCAGATAACTCTGTCTACCCAGGCTTGAACTGTTGTCTCTGGCAGAGATTGTTGGCCTGGTTTCTTGATATCTTTCCTTGTCTAATAGCGGAATTTTTCTCCTCAAACTGATTCTTGGCCATTGAGAGTTTCATTTGGTTCATTTCCCCGCCCAATCTGTCAGCTAAACGGAGCATCTCTGTTTCATGTTCAATCTCCTCTAGAACTTTTGGAGATATGTATTCAGAATCTCGTAGTCTTCTTTTAAATCCACCTCCTGTTGCCCTGGATGGTTTCTGCAGAGAAGTGCATCATGTTTGTGAATGTCCTTACATTAGGTGATGGTCCAGAGTTCTTTATTGCTTGAAGAGTTCATCATTCTCCCTCTGGCTTGTTTCTGCCAAGTATTTCAGTAAGATATTACATGAATAAATACTCTGTTTCAAGTCCAATTTCTTTGGCCTGCTCAACAATGTCAATAGCATGTTCTAGCAGTAAACGCCTTCATTAATACATCAGCAACAAGATTTGATCTTGCACCATTATTAGGTGAATGAAGTCTGCAAAGCAAGACGGCTTACATTATGCAAGTCAATACCAGcattttgaaagttgaaaagaaTGTAGGAAAGGATACAGTATACACCTTGAATTATTTGAGACCGCAACTTCAGTTCAACTGAGGAGTTGAGTGCTAGCAGACTCTTAAGGTTTTCAATAAACGGCTTTGTCAGTTAACAAATCAACAACAAAAGGCAAAGATCTTTGTGCAAGAGAAAGCCAAGAAGACGTCAGTTGGAGGTCTTCTTCTATCCTTACTCAGATTTCTTCTCAATATCTTACCATTGATCTCCACAATTGCAGCTTCCATTCAGGAACTTATGGTATCTATTTACATCCCGCACTATAATCTCCCTCTCAACAAGTCTACTAATATACTTAAATGCCTCATGACAATCCCTGCAAATTCTCAAATTCTTCACAATCCGCAAAGCTTTACCAGGTGGTGCTGTTCCATTCAACAATCCAAATGCCAATGCCAGCTTCTCACTGTGATGCCAAAGtgatttcttcttctccttctcttctACTTCATGCAACATTTCAGTCCATACGGGCACATAGCCCAGTTTCTCAATCTCCTCCATTAACTCTGTTAACTTGGCATAAATCTCATCGGTTCTCTCATGCCTCCTATCACCAGCTAAAAACACATGAACCTCTCCCAGCACTTCAATCCAACTCTTCCCACCTTCCTTCCTCACTTTCTTATCCTTCATTCTCTTCCACACCTCCCTCACCTCATCCCACCTACCTGCACTTGCATAAGCATTAGCCAAAATTACATAAGCTGAATCATCCATTGGGTTAATCTCCAACAACCTATCACTCATCCTCCACGCAATATCCATATTCACGTGATATGCACATTTAGACAATAATACTCGCCATAAAGCTGCATCTGGCTTAAAAGGCATGGTTAAAGCAATTCGCTCTGCCTCCTCCAGACGTCCTGCTTTTCCCAATGCACCCACCAAACACGTATAGTGCTCAAGACACGGCTCCAAATTATACTCTTCAGTCATCCTCTTGAACCATATCTCAGTCTCTTCAACTAAACCTGCATTGTAAAATGCAGTCAAAGTAGCTAAGAAACTGTACTCATCCGGTACCATTCCCCGTTCTTCCATTAAAGTAAAAAGCTCTATGACATTTCCATGTTCCCCTTGTTGAGCATGCCCTGCCATCATGGCATTCCACCCGACAATATTAAGTTCCATTTCTAGCTCATCAAACACTCCACGAGCGTTCCCTACAAGCCCACATTTCCCATACCCATCAATCAATGCACTGCCTACAATGACATTCAAATTAAGCCCTGTTACCATCGCATGCCCATGAATAATCCTACATTGTTCAAGCATAGCCATGTCAGAACCCGCCCGCAAAGCCCCAGAAACACTAACCATAGTAGATGCCATACCACTCCTCCTCATTTCAATAAAACACGACAAAGCATCAATAGGCTTATAATTCTGAGCAAATCCAACAATAACCGACGAGAAACAAACCTCGTCTCTGACAGACATTTCATCAAACACCTTCTTCGCATTATTCGACAACCCAGTTTTAAAATACAATGACACAAGAGCTGACGCCGTAAACAGCTCTGAAGAGAAACCCAATTTGACAGCAACGGAATGAAGTTGTGCCCCGAAGCTGAGTGAAGGAAGAGTGGCGCATGTTTTGAGAAGGGACGTTAAAGTATGGCTATTGGGTAAGATTCTTGAAGGGTGACGGAGCATggaaatgaaatgatgaaaagaaAGCGGTGAGTTGGAGAATGCTGATGTGAGGGCTGTCCATGAAACGACATTGGGTGATGGAATTGACCGGAAAAGACGGGCGGCGTCTGACCGGAGATCGGATTTGGAGTAGAGAGTGATGAGGTTGTTTAGCACTGCACGGTTAGCTTTTGCGGCGCCTGTTGTGATGGCTCTCGCATGTACGCACCGTGGGTCTGTTGAATCCATTTCTCAAGCCTGATTTGCTTCTTTCATTGaactaatatattaattaagtagTTTGAATGTTGTCGTGCTAAGTTCTTTATACCTCCCAAGTAGGGCTAAGATTTGCTTATACTCTACTTTTTTGAATTACGCTAAATACGTTGTTCTTAGTATTAATCTGAAGAAAATATCAGTACTAacactaaatattttattgatcaaTGGAGCAAAATTAACTTTATTAGTTATCTGTGATGTACTGATAAGTGATAATTCatgttttcaactttcaaatgtAAGATTGTAACAGCAGCTGACTGAAAGTTCACTATGAAGTTTGAATAACAAAAAGTAACAGAGACATGTTCTTCACTCAAGAAAACATTCCATagaaacaacaaaacaaatacACAAAAATGATTACATGTACAAACTTTTCAAGAAAGTGCTTTAATCTCAAACAAGTTGGGGTCGACTATATGAATCCTCTCTAACCATATTTAACTATAACAATGCATTCTGAGGAATGTTAAACACTCTGTGCATCTCATCAGTCATGTCATAAGCTAGATCAAAATTTTTTACCAGCTTATATCCCTTGATCATTATTCTATAAGTGACTAAATCAGGAGAGATGTTTGTTTCTCTGATTCTATCAAACAACCTCTGGGCCTCATCCATTCGACGTAACTTGGAATATTTATCGATGAAGCAATTGTAAATATAGACATCAGGAGAGATGTTCTCTCTTACCATCATTCTGAACAACCTCTTGGCCTCATCCATCTGATCTAACTTGCAAAATGCATCAATGAGGCAAGTATAAGTACCAACAGTAGGCAAGACTTCTCTTTTTTGCATGTCAAGGAGCAGAGCACAAGCCATGCTCATGTCTTTAATTTCACAAAAGCCAGAAATCATGGAGGTGTAACAGATGTTATCTGGACTCATACCCTCCCTGACCATTTTCATGAATAGTTTGTGGGCCTGTATCACTTTTATCTGTCTTGCAGCTTTTTTCACTTCCCCCCGCTTGCATAGCATGTCAATAAGAATTGTGTATGTGATGATGTTAGGAGTCATCTCAAGTTTAAGCATTCCCATATAAAGCAAACTAGCCTTGTTAAAATGGGACTCTTTAACAAATCCATCAAGAAGAGTATTAAGAATTGTA
This window encodes:
- the LOC107012761 gene encoding putative pentatricopeptide repeat-containing protein At5g52630, with the translated sequence MDSTDPRCVHARAITTGAAKANRAVLNNLITLYSKSDLRSDAARLFRSIPSPNVVSWTALTSAFSNSPLSFHHFISMLRHPSRILPNSHTLTSLLKTCATLPSLSFGAQLHSVAVKLGFSSELFTASALVSLYFKTGLSNNAKKVFDEMSVRDEVCFSSVIVGFAQNYKPIDALSCFIEMRRSGMASTMVSVSGALRAGSDMAMLEQCRIIHGHAMVTGLNLNVIVGSALIDGYGKCGLVGNARGVFDELEMELNIVGWNAMMAGHAQQGEHGNVIELFTLMEERGMVPDEYSFLATLTAFYNAGLVEETEIWFKRMTEEYNLEPCLEHYTCLVGALGKAGRLEEAERIALTMPFKPDAALWRVLLSKCAYHVNMDIAWRMSDRLLEINPMDDSAYVILANAYASAGRWDEVREVWKRMKDKKVRKEGGKSWIEVLGEVHVFLAGDRRHERTDEIYAKLTELMEEIEKLGYVPVWTEMLHEVEEKEKKKSLWHHSEKLALAFGLLNGTAPPGKALRIVKNLRICRDCHEAFKYISRLVEREIIVRDVNRYHKFLNGSCNCGDQW